In Aptenodytes patagonicus chromosome 6, bAptPat1.pri.cur, whole genome shotgun sequence, one genomic interval encodes:
- the DZIP1L gene encoding cilium assembly protein DZIP1L, with the protein MPEEPPGPTIPVDIPPFYFQPRQVGVDWHRFSAIDVERVAQEVDVAVLQEHIAGVTFCNLDGERCPHCGQPADPVLLKVLRMAQLSIEYLLHCQERLGTSLAMHAQRLQAAHAKLACTQQQAAEQAAQLQGAKEESRRWKKLIATQQLLLQAGPNTYCKCHLCDKAFMNNSFLQAHVQRRHAEATEMERQKMKQVEQMEDEVEELKAKLREMQQQLEAERGAEKLRREQETERARHQEEKGRRDLERWKEEERMKLHEEIDGLRHVFLAVFKDVASRSSAMEGKLQELQAREAAESNLGTLQDDDTERPWWQAPSWAELRGEQERMAVQLKKENKTLRTVSSQDQQAFMDRVHQEMDALSTRLREQPKVTKSQEKAIKLFSASKPEVTQEVTKVVPDEESSGRKKAALGGKQRLLEALRRNPNLLKQFRPILEEVLEEKLESMGVKRVAKGISTWTYKSLQALVRLQQQQKAEKFPGLLCLRDELVRAVMGKIRQCKKPSRTLPRQLSIIPAQSQQSPRSIHGSQPMAIPAAVEPEASVILQPAPWSRTRSTHSPPRTPWGTLRTSKASSPHQRLVPRWSSEVVLGGKKPAPSPVRLSFQQEAALSTVVLGDETDSDGWDLDSLEETAGSGTATSTMVRLLERCLDVVAQRPPSRVKLFPALSLASPKTSQPAKKLELAGDSSDLETSSLEDLAEPPARWLLILRGPPRSPGPWGTGLQGDTW; encoded by the exons atgcCAGAGGAACCCCCGGGACCCACCATCCCGGTAGACATCCCCCCCTTCTACTTCCAGCCCCGCCAGGTCGGTGTGGACTGGCATCGCTTCAGTGCCATCGATGTGGAGCGGGTGGCCCAGGAGGTGGACGTGGCCGTGCTCCAGGAGCACATTGCCGGCGTGACCTTCTGCAACCTGGATGGGGAGCGGTGCCCCCACTGTGGGCAGCCAGCAGATCCCGTCCTGCTGAAGGTGCTCAGGATGGCCCAGCTAAGCATTGAGTACCTGCTGCATTGCCAGGAGCGCCTGGGGACCAGCCTGGCCATGCACGCACAGCGCCTGCAAGCTGCCCACGCCAAGCTGGCTTGcacccagcagcaggcagcagagcaggcgGCGCAGCTCCAGGGggcaaaggaggagagcaggaggtggAAGAAGCTGATTGCCacacagcagctcctcctgcaaGCTGGCCCCAACACCTACTGCAAG tGCCACCTCTGCGATAAAGCCTTCATGAACAACTCCTTCCTGCAAGCCCATGTGCAGCGCCGGCACGCAGAGGCCACCGAGATGG AGAGGCAGAAGATGAAGCAGGTGGAGCAAATGGAGGATGAGGTGGAGGAGTTGAAGGCAAAACTGCGggagatgcagcagcagctggaagcagagaggGGAGCGGAGAAGCTGCGCAGGGAGCAG GAAACTGAGAGAGCTCGCCATCAAGAAGAGAAGGGCAGGAGAGATTTGGAAAGgtggaaagaggaggagaggatgaAGCTGCATGAAGAGATAGATGGCCTGAGGCATGTTTTCCTTGCAGTGTTCAAggatgtggccagcaggagcagtgCCATGGAGGGG aaACTGCAGGAGCTTCAGGCCAGAGAGGCAGCGGAGTCCAACCTGGGGACCCTGCAGGACGATGACACCGAGAGGCCATGGTGGCAGGCACCAAGCTGGGCAGAGCTGCGAGGCGAGCAGGAGAGGATGGCAG TTCAATTGAAGAAAGAGAACAAGACGCTCCGTACCGTCTCATCCCAGGACCAGCAGGCTTTTATGGACCGTGTCCATCAGGAGATGGATGCCCTCAGCACCCGTCTCAGGGAGCAGCCCAAGGTCACGAAGTCCCAGGAGAAGGca ATCAAGCTATTCTCTGCAAGCAAACCTGAAG TGACCCAGGAGGTGACCAAAGTGGTGCCTGATGAAGAGTCGTCAG GCAGAAAGAAGGCTGCCCTGGGTGGGaagcagaggctgctggaagCCCTACGGAGAAACCCAAACCTCCTGAAGCAGTTTCGCCCCATCCTGGAGGAAGTGCTGGAAGAAAAGCTGGAGAGCATGGGGGTCAAGAGG GTTGCGAAGGGGATCTCCACTTGGACCTACAAAAGCCTCCAGGCTCTGGTCAGGCTTCAGCAGCAACAGAAGGCTGAGAAATTTCCTGGTCTCCTCTGCCTGAGGGATGAGTTGGTCCGAGCGGTGATGGGGAAAATTAGACAATGCAAGAAGCCCAGCAGAACTTTGCCTCGACAGCTCTCCATCATCCCAG CTCAAAGCCAGCAGAGCCCCAGGTCCATTCATGGGTCACAGCCCATGGCAATACCAGCTGCAGTAGAACCTGAAGCCTCAGTAATCCTCCAGCCTGCTCCTTGGAGCAGAACCCGCTCCACCCACAGCCCCCCAAGGACTCCCTGGGGCACCCTGCGGACCTCCAAAGCCAGCAGTCCCCACCAAAGACTTGTCCCACGGTGGAG TTCAGAAGTGGTGCTGGGAGGGAAGAAACCTGCCCCATCCCCTGTGAGGCTCAGCTTTCAGCAAGAGGCAGCGCTCTCCACAGTGGTGCTGGGGGATGAGACTGACTCTGACGGGTGGGACCTGGACTCGCTGGAGGAAACGGCTGGTTCAG GGACAGCCACATCCACAATGGTGAGGCTCTTGGAGAGATGCCTGGATGTAGTGGCACAGAGACCACCCAGCAGGGTGAAACTCTTCCCAGCCCTGAGCTTGGCATCGCCAAAAACCAGCCAGCCCGCCAAGAAACTCGAG CTTGCAGGTGACAGCAGTGACCTGGAGACCTCCTCCCTGGAGGACCTGGCCGAGCCACCAGCCAGGTGGCTGCTGATCCTCAGGGGGCCACCTCGGTCCCCAGGGCCCTGGGGAacagggctgcaaggggacacaTGGTAG
- the A4GNT gene encoding alpha-1,4-N-acetylglucosaminyltransferase: protein MLQTVCVSSPGSWALRKPDCHHDGKQTSWKCGFVRTIIQHPCLRHDPKGPGKARMLKKIQICLCFFFVSGILYEISLLSGCFFSYMPMSKHFLTLEQVLNLGKSIIFLETTERLEPPPLVSCSVESAARIYQDRPIILFMKGLMNNTALDLNSSYAAFSLLSSMKNVFIFPLQMETVFQGTPLLQWYNQVVPEQEKNWVHVSSDASRLALIWKYGGIYMDTDVISIRPIPEESFLAAQKSQFSSNGIFGFPAHHKFIWDCMENFVLKYNGNIWGNQGPFLMTRMLKAICNLTDFKGTEDHSCQNISFLNPQRFYPIPYPAWGQYYKVWDKSPNFNHSYALHLWNFMNHNRKAVVAGSNTLAEKLYKAYCPTTYEDLIQNAELRDFTRSENAV from the exons CATCCATGTCTGAGGCATGACCCCAAAGGCCCAGGGAAAGCAAGAATGTTGAAGAAAATCCAGATATGCCTCTGCTTCTTCTTTGTCTCAGGCATTTTGTACGAGATCTCCCTGCTGTCCGGCTGCTTCTTCTCCTATATGCCTATGTCCAAGCACTTCCTGACACTTGAGCAGGTCTTGAACCTTGGCAAAAGCATCATCTTTCTGGAGACGACAGAGCgcctggagccacctccactggtGTCCTGCTCTGTGGAGTCTGCTGCCAGGATTTACCAGGACCGGCCCATCATCCTCTTCATGAAGGGACTTATGAACAACACTGCGTTGGACTTGAACTCCAGCTATGCAGCCTTCTCGCTTTTGTCTTCtatgaaaaatgtcttcatttttcctCTCCAGATGGAAACTGTCTTCCAGGGGACCCCTCTGCTCCAGTGGTACAACCAG GTAGTCCCGGAGCAGGAGAAGAACTGGGTCCACGTCAGCTCCGATGCCAGCAGACTGGCGCTCATTTGGAAGTATGGGGGCATCTACATGGACACAGATGTCATCTCCATCAGGCCCATCCCCGAGGAAAGCTTCCTAGCAGCACAGAAGTCGCAGTTCTCCAGCAACGGGATCTTTGGCTTCCCTGCCCACCACAAATTTATTTGGGACTGCATGGAGAACTTTGTTCTCAAGTACAATGGGAACATCTGGGGGAACCAGGGGCCCTTTTTAATGACAAGGATGCTCAAAGCCATCTGCAATCTCACGGATTTCAAAGGCACCGAGGACCACAGCTGCCAGAACATCTCCTTCCTCAACCCCCAGCGTTTCTACCCCATACCGTACCCAGCCTGGGGCCAGTACTACAAGGTGTGGGACAAAAGCCCCAATTTCAACCACTCCTACGCGCTGCACTTGTGGAACTTCATGAACCACAACCGGAAAGCCGTGGTTGCGGGCAGCAACACGCTGGCTGAAAAACTGTACAAAGCTTACTGCCCCACCACGTATGAGGACCTGATCCAAAACGCGGAGCTAAGGGATTTCACACGCTCTGAGAACGCTGTGTGA